In Sulfuracidifex metallicus DSM 6482 = JCM 9184, a single window of DNA contains:
- a CDS encoding 50S ribosomal protein L21e, which yields MVKHSKGYRTRTRKLLKKNIKEKGSIPPLSKIMRKYSEGEYVSIKINPSFHYGMPHRRYHGKVGKVVGKRGRAYEIKVNLGDKEKLIIVRPEHLEKFKGTS from the coding sequence ATGGTTAAACACTCCAAGGGTTACAGAACTAGAACGAGGAAACTTCTGAAGAAGAATATTAAGGAAAAGGGCTCGATACCACCACTTAGCAAAATAATGAGAAAATACTCTGAAGGGGAATATGTTTCTATAAAGATAAATCCATCATTTCATTACGGAATGCCTCATCGTAGGTATCATGGAAAGGTAGGAAAGGTAGTAGGAAAACGTGGAAGAGCATATGAAATAAAAGTTAATCTTGGTGATAAAGAAAAGCTTATTATAGTTAGGCCAGAACATTTAGAAAAATTCAAAGGAACCTCTTGA
- a CDS encoding DNA-directed RNA polymerase subunit F translates to MSSRVVEEHYVPYSVAKKLLSQVMENSQDTSNLLQKTMNYLIRVDKCEAEEAEILMQELSDVVEREDIRAIISSICPISIDEMRSILAIETGKTYSTEEVEKIIELVKKHLKS, encoded by the coding sequence TTGTCTTCAAGAGTAGTTGAGGAACATTATGTTCCATATTCTGTAGCCAAAAAGTTGCTCTCACAAGTAATGGAAAATTCTCAAGATACATCCAATTTACTTCAAAAGACTATGAATTATTTAATCCGTGTAGATAAATGTGAGGCAGAAGAAGCAGAAATTTTGATGCAAGAGCTATCTGATGTCGTTGAGCGTGAGGACATAAGGGCAATAATTTCGAGCATATGTCCTATTTCTATCGATGAAATGAGGAGTATATTAGCTATAGAAACCGGTAAGACTTATTCTACAGAGGAAGTTGAGAAAATAATAGAGTTAGTTAAGAAGCACTTAAAGAGTTGA